ACAAATAACCTTTGTGTGTGATACAACCAGAACACATGATACATGGGATGTTTATACACAGTACAGGAATACTAAAACTTTTTACTTTTCCTAGTACTTTGGAAAGTAGTAAGTTGAGACATTCATGGCTGACTGCCTTTCTAAGATCTTCATTTCCAGTAGTAATAATTCTAAAACATAATCTTTACTTTCCATCTATGAGACAGGTCTAAGCATCAGCATACAACGTCCTCAAATTAAGAACCGTGACACTGCAAGGCTGAATAGCattatatcatttcaaatttcatattttacattcGACGGGGGTTCCAATAATTcgattataattttaaaatcaacacACATCTTTGAAAACCAGCTAATTTTGTATACAGTTCACATCCGTAACATCAACATTAGTTGTGATATAAAGCATACATTATTATTCTCAAGGGGCTCGCATTCACATGCCATACTTTTTATTCCGCCGTCAAAAGTCACACTAGATATATTAGTCTTATCAGATCACAGACAGAATTACCAGGTATTTAGTCTGGTTCCCTGCTGAGAATGCTCCGATAGCTCTGCGCTATTCTTAGTCAGGTGAACACCGCCGCCATATTGTGACGTAATgcaaatccaatatggcggatACCGGCAGGTATGCATTTAACACTTGACCTAAACAATCCACTTATTCGCGTAATTGACGAATGATCGGCACGTCTCGTGCTGTTATTTATAATCAGAAAGTAATActgatttaaattattttcaatttggtAGTTGTCACGTCGGCATTATCATGTGTGCGGTAGTTTTCATTCTGACAAGACCGACAACAAAATCTACCTAGCTTCGAAAAAACGACGAAATTTCCATTTTCCAGCTGCGACATCTTTTTTTCTTGTCTTTCATTCGATTCTACAGACAATTTCGCATTAAAAACGATACCTGTCATTGAGATGTCGCCTTTTTCTGTATGGAAAATTATCCCCTATTTCAAACTCTATGTAATttcatgtatttcattttcagtGCTGATTACAATTAGATAAGACATCACCAGAATCGAAGACGCATTACTGGACATGGCCAGCATACAGCGTGTATGTGATTTAAAGACAGCcgtatacaaatataataatgCACATGTGCAGTCACCACCAATTACATCACTGAAACCAAGGCAAATTGATGCATTATATAGTATCAAAGATAAGAAAGACACATTTATTGTTCTTCCTACAGGCTACGGAAAGAGTTTGATCTTCGAGTTGATCCCATTCTACATCAATTGTAAAGTGATAATTTTGGAACCACTAAACTCAATTATTACtcaactttgtgaaaaacatgGGGAAAGAATTGTGAACATCACTGAAAACTATGCCAATGTTGATTCTTTGTATGGTGACAATGTCTGTTACATCACTGGCCACCCCGAGAACATCCTAAATAGTGATTTTCTTGAACAACTTGTAGATAAATCATGGGTAAAGGAAAACATTGTAATTGTTGTCGATGAAGCccattgtattttacaatgGCAGGATGACTTTAGGCCagcatacaaaaatataaagaatcTAAAAGCTATATTTCCAAAGTTCACCATGGTTGCTATGACTGCTACTGTGAATTCAAAATCTGTGAAACAAATCCGCAAAGACTTGCAAATGAAAGGAACACTAATAAATTGCACGCCTCTTTTGCGTAAAAACATTTCACTTGCTGTAAAACCCAGGCCAGGTTATAAGAAAGACGAAACTCAAACTGCACCTTATGACTATATTTTTAAACAGTTATATGAAGAATATTTACTAAGTGTTGAAAATAAACATGATTACCCTGTCACTATTGTATACACAAAACTAATTTGGTGCAGTAGAGCCATTGATCTAGCTAAAATTCTCTTAGGAGACCATATGTACATTGGAGATCCAAGTTCAAAAAACAGTGTGATTGTCCAGTACCATTCACCCCAGGATGCGGAGGTGAACCAATATATATTAGAAGCATTAGGTCGTGATGACAATCATATACGGGTGATATTTGCCACCATAGCTTTAGGTATGGGAGctgatttaaaaaaagtaaaacgAGTAATCCATGCTGGAGCACCATCATCTGCAGAAGGTAATTATTGTATGGAATATTAACAGGGTaataaatttggaaaaaatgcattaaaaaaaaaatgaaattaagataaaCCTGTTAAAGTttcttgaatattatttttgtttgtcatttCTGTAAATGGAAATGGATGTCGAAAAAGATTACTGACTAAAATTGATATGTTGGTAGGAAATGTAAGTTAATATATGAAACTAGgtatgaaatatgtaaatttatacatattttcatgatgatatttttgttcaaaGCTGATATCAGTCAGTGAAtaagtactgactgtaggtcagtggtttttcttcgggtactctTCATTTCACCCATTTCAAACTTTGGACACATGTTTACATAAGTAGGTTtgttaagattttaacaaaatacacTCCAAAACATTACTATTGTTACCTGGTAGCATTTGATGTTCTTTTTGCAGAGTACATACAGGAAATAGGAAGAGCAGGTAGAACCGGTGGGGAAGCAGAGTCTGTAATATATGTGAATGCCATGGATCTGTCCTCACAAATAGTCTCAGCAGAAATGAAGAATTACTTGAAACAAACCGAAGTCTGTCGTCGCAAATTTCTGAGTGATTACTTAAACTGTCCACTCGAACCAGCAGAATATAAATGTTGTGATCTCTGTAGCAAAGATTCTGACACTGAAGTAAAAGGACAAAATCAGGTTGTCCGTTTTCTAGTCAAGCAAGCTCTGAAACAGTATGttgaagccgatgtttctggTGAAATTACATTTCATCTTAATGACATGTTAATTGAAAGAATCACAGAGACATATGAAATGGTTCCATTAGATAGTGTTGAGAACTATTACAAGTTACCCACATTTGTTGCAGAATCTGTGAAAGTAATACTGGGTACATTTAAATAAGTTCATGTCGGAAATTAATAAATCACTTTCCAAACTCAACATCCAGTCTAGACTTCATACTTGCCAACTTTTTAAAATTCCCATGGGGGTAATTTCATATGTTGAAATTGTTAACCTCGAGAGAGTCTATTTAGTAACCCCCTATGAAGAAATTAAAGGTTtctttttgcatattttgaccTGTTCTTTCTGATGGTGTAGtcacatttttgacattttgaatattaaagaatttGGACTTGCTAAAATGGCCTAAAATGGGGGTTGAAAATCGGGAGTCTCCCTCCAAAATAGGGAGGGTTGGCATGTATGAGACTTATGATAATCAATTCATGATTGCAAATGTAATGTCTCAATATCATCCACTGGTGCTTGGATCTGTTTATGTGCTTCGTAACTTCTTGTAGGATGGACTTCAAATGGTCTGATTCCTCTGAGATCTTGAATGATCTTCTTCTCATCTGATATGGAATCGCGTTGCTTATGGAAATTTGCTCGTCTTTTAACAAAACTGCCAGCTATGTTGTCATAGTTATGAGATATCTGGTCTAAGGCAGCAACTGCCTTGGACCGCACCATCAAGTTCTTATCCCTGTTCATGGGACCAAGTCCCTTCAggattgtttttgttctgtgtaCTATATGTTCCATTTGAAGGTCAGCTGGAATATGAGTATCCTTTCCACCCCTCGTGTTTACAAATAGTCCATAAAAACTTTCATATGCTGTTTTCAAACTGTAGCTATTTTGGCATAGGAAACGTAGGATTTCCAGGGCATATTTACTTCTGCTGTTATGAGCTTTGAACATCACCATCATATATTTCATACACCGTAACATCCTGTCTCTGTCCGGATTATGGATGCAGTCCAAAAATTCCATGTAGAGCAGTCCAAGCTGCAAGGTAACTTTACCGTATTGTTGTACGTGATCAACATCAACAGGTACCTTTTTAGTCTTCTTCTGTCTGTTCAACACATGCAAagtaatatatttgttattgccgATTAGAACTTGGATTGGTGTCCTTGTTTCTTCGACCGTTGTAACATCGGTTAGGTAAGTGTTGACCTTTGCAAGGATGTAGGTATCGATGAAGGTATTCATGGTTTCATGGAACCATGCTGGTGTAACAGGGTCCGGTGGAATATGTTTGGTTGGTTCTTTGTCTGTATCGTCAAGGCCAAAGAAATCGCATAATGCATCCACAATGTAAGCTCTagtaaaagataaaaaatagtccTTGTCCACGTCGTAATTGTTTTTCACATCTTGGTGGACATCATTGCGTCTGATGCGTATCTTCTCTCCATTTAGAGTTCCTGTCTCGAGACTGTTAGTACTGAACAGTTTACTGAATATAAGCGTGAGAAAATTCATTGCCATATGCCATAACTCGAAAGTTATTGGGGTGAGATCCCCGATTTTTGATCTTTCATCAAATGACCCAAACCGCAGCGACTTTGCTCCACTGAAGCGCTCTCTTGTTAACTGGTCTCCTCCAATATGTACCTGTCTATGGTCACGTGATCCGTAGATTGTATCTACAACATCTACATAGGACAATAAGATTTTGCACACATCACTGTACTGGGCCTCATTATAAGGAAGTATCTCCAGGGGCACAACGAGTGATTTTCCTGCCATTTCATTGGAAAATTGACCTTCCAAGACCTCTTTCCATAAGCCATCAAAGATCTTCAGAAATGGAATGTGATCCTTCGCATTTCTTAGTATAAGAGTGATGTAATCAAGCTTCAGCTTCTCTTCATCCAAAGGGTTAGGCAAAATTTTGTCCATAGTTAGATTTTTAACAAATCCTTGAGGTTGGTCACAGAAATCATCAAATGTCAAGTGTTGTACAATAGCTGCTGATCCAAACCAATGCCTTGTGCCACCATGGTGCCCTTCCCTCTCATGTCGAACTCCCTCCTTGAAATTGACATTATCTCCAACAAGACGGAAACTTTTACCACCAGCTACTGCTGCCTGTAGTTCTTGAAAGCATGATGACCCAAGTTTTGCAATCTCCTTCATCACTCCTTCATACCCCATTGTGATTCCAAGTGCTTGAAGCCTGTCAAATACCTACAAGTTTAAGATTTACAGTTAAATAATTGCATAGATGTAGGTTACAAATAGAAATATCCTAAACATGATATTGAGTAAACATATCTAAGCAGATACATATAGTACTGGTCCTAACAATaagttataattacaaatatttatttagtaaTAACATTGAAAGATTTAGGCTTTGTGCATGAATTCCATGTTTAAAATGAGAAACATGTTTTTAATCTTAGTAATATCTTGCACAACTTCATTTGTCAGAATCCATGATTCATCAATCAAAATGATTATAAACAATCTTCTTAAGTAATAAAAAGTAAGTGACTACGGGACTTATTACAATTTGAGGCCTCCATTAACATCTTATAAATAACAGTAACACTGTTCATGAAAGCCAAACAACAGGTctcatttacaaaattatttgaaCAGTCAATTATCCTATTACAATTACAGTGACTACAACAATTGTGAAGTAACAGTTAGTATAAACAATTGTTAGAACAAACAAAGAAACCAAGAAACTAAATC
The nucleotide sequence above comes from Argopecten irradians isolate NY chromosome 1, Ai_NY, whole genome shotgun sequence. Encoded proteins:
- the LOC138316507 gene encoding ATP-dependent DNA helicase Q1-like, translating into MASIQRVCDLKTAVYKYNNAHVQSPPITSLKPRQIDALYSIKDKKDTFIVLPTGYGKSLIFELIPFYINCKVIILEPLNSIITQLCEKHGERIVNITENYANVDSLYGDNVCYITGHPENILNSDFLEQLVDKSWVKENIVIVVDEAHCILQWQDDFRPAYKNIKNLKAIFPKFTMVAMTATVNSKSVKQIRKDLQMKGTLINCTPLLRKNISLAVKPRPGYKKDETQTAPYDYIFKQLYEEYLLSVENKHDYPVTIVYTKLIWCSRAIDLAKILLGDHMYIGDPSSKNSVIVQYHSPQDAEVNQYILEALGRDDNHIRVIFATIALGMGADLKKVKRVIHAGAPSSAEEYIQEIGRAGRTGGEAESVIYVNAMDLSSQIVSAEMKNYLKQTEVCRRKFLSDYLNCPLEPAEYKCCDLCSKDSDTEVKGQNQVVRFLVKQALKQYVEADVSGEITFHLNDMLIERITETYEMVPLDSVENYYKLPTFVAESVKVILGTFK